One stretch of Archocentrus centrarchus isolate MPI-CPG fArcCen1 chromosome 5, fArcCen1, whole genome shotgun sequence DNA includes these proteins:
- the mdfic2 gene encoding myoD family inhibitor domain-containing protein 2: MYLRRSSSAASYNTDSLSSSQQSNTGVDCAGIVLSCLFCRFYDMILMLPDSCEGLTNHCCPSYKHVITTVESTSGSDDDSHIDLDCGVFGSCHDASDCLELAMEVSEICYH; encoded by the exons ATGTACCTGAGGAGATCTTCCTCTGCAGCATCTTACAACACAGACTCTCTGTCCTCCTCGCAGCAGAGCAACACAGGAG TTGACTGTGCAGGAATTGTCTTGAGCTGTCTCTTCTGTCGGTTCTACGATATGATCCTCATGCTGCCCGACTCCTGCGAGGGACTCACCAATCActgctgccccagctacaagcacgtcatcaccacagtggagtCTACATCCGGCAGTGATGATGACTCACACATAGATTTGGACTGTGGGGTTTTCGGTTCCTGTCATGATGCAAGCGACTGCCTGGAGCTGGCTATGGAGGTTTCTGAAATATGTTATCACTAG